The sequence gagggactgcttatgataatgatgatgattcaGGTTAAAAATATCCTACCAGAGTAGTTTGTTTTGCAGTTTTATATTTCCCTTACCATCTGCATTAGACAAGAAATTCAGTGGTATGATGAAAGTGAATGCCAGTTAGTAAAAGGATCAAAAAACAGGGGTATTTTTAAGTCAGTCTCAGTCATTCAAGTTACATGGAATTTGTGAAGGCTTTGTTGTTGTGAAAATGGCTCTGATTGAAAATGTTTTCAAAGAAAGGAACAAATCAATTAGATTTTTCTTTCAATTTCCCCTAATTATTTCTGCCCCCCCAATTTTTCCCTCCACTTCTGAAAGCAGAGATTTTAACTGTTGAATGGTGCCATGTATACTAGCAGTCCACCCGTACATTGACCAAGCAGCATGAGTGGAAGATAATGGCATAATTTGCAGTCAGCAACGAAGCAAAACCTTGGCCCCGAAGAGAGTTGTTCAGACATTTCTATGGCAAGAAGTTTGTCTTTTCGACATTCAATTGATTTCAGCACTCTGTAGTGGGAATCCCTCGTGCAATACTGCTGTGATAATGTCaacagctgtctaagcagccaatcacattgcagaattctcagacagggaaCAAGGAAACAATGAAACTGCTTTTATCAGGACTAAAAAAAAATTAGagcgcaaaacaaagattgggactcccacatggggataaggtagaaactgaaatatcatgaacaaatttttaaaaacaaaTTGTGATTTTATCataaatggagaaatttgacacgtaTAAATATCAAAATTAGTTTTACCTGGCCATAACGTTTATCAGTCCATGCGCTGTTAAATCCCCAGTTACACTTACTCCAACAAGACTTAtcatataattttttaaaaaatcagcgcTATTAccgcggaaaagcccaagttttcgtcagtttcactgattgctggctatggggTGGGTGGAGTCGACAGCGCAgccggtgtgggggcagtgagtttgaccgcaacgtcaggatttccgcgttaggcGGCACATGCGCtacatccagaagttgctgtcagtttcagagcGATAATCACGCCGAACGCTGGCAGTTCGCTGCTATTACCTGCCGCAAATTCCGGTCCTGTATAGTCTGCTAACTTATACTTTAACCACAGCAACGTTCCAGCGCAGCTGCTATTAGACCTATtctcactcataagaacataagaattaggaacaggagtaggccatctagcccctcgagcctgccccgccattcaataagatcatggctgacctggtcgtggactcagctccacttacctgccctctccccgtaacccttaattcccttattggttaaaaatctatctatctttgacttgaaaacattcaatgagctagcctcaactgcttccttgggcagagaattccacagattcacaaccctctgggagaagaaattttttctcaactcggttttaaattggctcctccgtattttgaggctgtgccccctagttctagtctcccccaccaatggaaacaacttctcttcctctatcttgtctatccctttcatgattttaaatgtttcgataagatcacccctcatccttctgaactccaaggagtaaagacccagtctactcaatctatcatcataaggtaaccccctcatttcttgaatcagcctagtgaatcgtctctgtaccccttccaaagctagtatatccttccttaagtaaggtgaccaaaactgcacgcagtactccaggtgcggccttaccaataccttatacagttgcagcaagacctccctgcttttgtactccatccctttcgcaatgaaggccaatattccatttgccttcctgattacctgctgcacctgcaaactaaccttttgggtttcatgcacaaggatccttggagatggagcacgcggtgtccaccggtacgctcgcggccttccgcgagaggtgggcaccggagggactggagtgcatcatcacgcccggcaaccaaattttaatttgattttacgttttaaagtttaatttgttttaattgccggtgcttttagtgtcccccttcccttttatagggggcactggggaaaattgtgattttagtgcccaaaaaaaaaaccaaaaaaaaaaagaaaaacacaaaaaaaaaaggggggaaaaaaagggctttgaaaatgtctggagtgtcacccaggtcgggtggcaccgtttattgtttttatgttttcacaggtgaactcaaaagagtttcatgcacaaggatccttggagatggagcacgcggtgtccaccggtacgctcgcggccttccgcgagaggtgggcaccggagggactggagtgcatcatcacgcccggcaaccaaattttaatttgattttacgttttaaagtttaatttgttttaattgccggtgcttttagtgtccccttcccttttatagggggcactggggaaaaattgtgattttagtgcccaaaaaaaaaccaaaaaaaagaaaaacacaaaaaaaaaaccaaaaaaaggaaaaaaagggccttgtaaatgtctggtgtgtcacccaggtcgggtggcacggtttaatgttttatgttttgcaggtagactctaaaagagtttcatgcacaaggacccccaggtccctttgcaccacagcatgttgtaatttctccccattcaaataatattcccttttactgttttttttcccccaaggtggatgacctcacactttctgacattgtattccatctgccaaaccttagcccattcgcttaacctatccaaatctccttgcagcctctctgagtcctctacacaacccgctttcccactaatctttgtgtcatctgcaaattttgttgcactacactctgtcccctcttctaggtcatctatgtatattgtaaacagttgtggtcccagcactgatccctgtggcacaccactaaccactgatttccaaccggaaaaggacccatttatcccgagactctgctttctgttcgccagccaattctctatccatgctaatacatttcctctgactccgcgtacctttatcttctgtagtaaccttttgtgtggcaccttatcgaatgccttttggaaatctaaatacaccacatccatcggtacacctctatgcaccatgctcgttatatcctcaaagaattccagtaagttagttaaacatgatttccctttcatgaatccatgctgcgtctgcttgattgcactattcctatccagatgtcccgctatttcttccttaatgatagtttcaagcattttccccactacagatgttaaactaaccggcctatagttacctgccttttgcctgcccccttttttaaacagtggcattacattagctgctctccaatccgctggtacctccccagagtccagagaattttggtagattataacgagtgcatctgctataacttcagccatctcttttaataccctgggatgtatttcatcaggaccaggggacttgtctaccttcagtcccattagcctgtccagcactactcccctagtgatagtgattgtctcaaggtcctcccttcccacattcctgtggcctgcaaattttggcatggtttttgtgtcttccactgtgaagaccgaagcaaaataattgtttaaggtctcagccatttccacatttccgattcttaaatctcccttctcatcttctaagggaccaacatttactttagtcactctcttccgttttatatatcggtaaaagcttttactatctgtttttatgttttgcgccagtttactttcgtaatctatctttcctttcttagtcattctttgctgtcgtttaaaattttcccaatcttctagtttcccactaaccttggccaccttatacgcattggtatttaatttgatactctcctttattttcttggttatccacggctggttatcacttctcttgccgcccttctttttcactggaatatattttttttgcgcactatgaaaaagctccttaaaagtcctccactgttcctcaattgtgccaccgtttagtccttgtttccagtctactttagccaactctgccctcatcccactgtagtcacctttgtttaagcatagtaccctcgtttctgatacaacttcctcatcctcaatctgtattacaaattcaaccatattgtgatcactcattccgagaggatcttttacgaggagatcgtttatttttcctgtctcattacacaggaccagatccaagatggcttgctcccttgtaggctctgttacatactgttctaagaaacagtcccatatgcattctatgaattcctcctccaagctatcccctgcgatttgatttgaccagtcggtatgtaggttaaaatcccccatgactactgtcgttcctttttcacatgcctccattattcccttgattattgcccgccccaccgtgaagttattatttgggggcctataaactatgccgaccagtgactttttccccttactatctctaatttccacccacaatgattcaacattttgttcattggagccaatatcatccctcacaactgccctgatatcatcctttattaacagagctatcccacctcctttcccttcttgcctatctttctgaatagtcagatacccctgtatgtttaattcccagtcttggccaccttgcaaccatgtttctgtaatggccaccaaatcatacccatttgtaatgatttgtgccgtcaactcatttactttatttcgaatgtggCGTGCATTTATGTAGCGTTTTCATCctcatttttaaaccatgatttttagtttttacccctcctgcagcccttttatattcagtggccctttttgtttcttgcctttggtttctctgccctccatttttactcatctcttttctgttttttgtttttgtctctcATAATTCAATAAAATACGCACTGTCCCATATAGCTAAACGAAGCGCCGTATTGACAAGGCGGCTATCACCGAGGCGCCTCAAAATAACTCTTTTAGATCAGAATGAGCAACTGTCTCATTCCTGAGTGGGCCTAGGTCTAAATAAATTGTGGACTCAAGTCACATATACAACATAAAACTTACCTGTACTGGGACTAATGTAAATTTTGCTTTTAAAATCTGGCGAGGGTATTTTTTTTACTTAAAAAGCTGTTCACGACGCTGTATATTTATTTACTCAAGAACAGTACACAACTCGCTGGAGAGCACCATCCACTTGGCGTTTGCTTCGTTTTAAACTGGGGCCGGCGCGTGAATTCCGGCCGGCTCCTGGGCCAATTAGGGCGCAAAGTTTTGGACTCAAGCGGGACGCATGGACCAATCACGGCGCAAAGTTTTGGACTCAAGCGGGATGCATGGGCCAATCACGGCGCAAAGTTTTGGGCGGGAAGTGGGGGCACGTGACTGCGGCCGAGACCGGCGCGAATTTTCGGTATTTATTATCCACCCTCcaataacatttaaaaatagtTTCCAAACTTGGTATTTTCTATCAACGCCTCAGTTGCCGGCAATTTATTGGTCGCTGGAGAGATTTTCTCTTCAGAGATATTTTTCTGAATAGGAAATACCGGAGAATCAATGGCGCAGGCGGAGGAGGCGAGGGCGAGACCCCGTGAGAAAAAAGGCCTGAGCGCCGTCTATGTTAACCGCTTCGGCAAACATTTATCGGGTACGGTGATCAAGTTCGGGGGCAAGGGCGCCACGGAAGAGGAAAAGACCCTTCCCGTGTTACGACAACAGACGGCTGTGACTTCACTCGGGGAAAACAAATGTCGGACGGCAGGCGGCGCGAAGCCGGGGCTGGATGCGGGTTTGAAAGGTCGCAGTGACATGAAAAGGGCCGCTTTCCTTCCGCCGATACACCTTAAAAGCCCAGAGTTGTCCCCAGAACAAGTTGACTCAGGAACACTGATGCAAAATAATGGTAGGTTTTCTGCCAAGAATACGGCTAACCTTACTCTTGCCAATAATAATACAAATCATGTTTGAGTAGCTAGAGAGAAACCGTTCACATTtgcggaaaggtcgagaaccagaggacacagctttaaggtgattggcagaaaattcAAAGGCGacctgagggaaaacatttttacgcagcgagtggttatgatgtggaatgcactgcctgaaagggtggtggagtagATTCAACGATGGCTTTCAAAAGTTAATTAGATAAgttcctgaagggaaaaaaaatgcagggctatggagaaagggtggggaagtgggactagctgaagtgctcttgaagaGATTTGGCATGgggtcgatgggctgaatggccttctgtgctgcaatGATTATGTGCATTCTTTTTTAACCTATTTCCTACCTCCATTTACCCTACTTTGTCTTCTGAAGGTAGTTAACGCATGGTGGGGTTTAGTTCTATgggagctcagccatgatcttattgaatggcagcgcaggctcaaggggccaaataacctgcccctgcttctatttcttatattcttatgtgctcAGGCACCTTGGCCAAGCAACCACATTTGAGTCCAGAGTGGGTCCGCAGGCTATTAAACCAATGGCGGATGTGATTTCCACATCCATGCATTTctgagcaggggtcactggatagcagtcAGGAGTGGGAACATAACTGATTCTTTTCCCTCCCAAGGACACTATGGTCAATTATCTTTCCCGCCTTTGGCAGAGATCAGTTTACTCAGCACAAAtcagatcaaacctgggaccttcctggtctgtaggCTCAGTCTGAACTACCAACGCATTAGGGGCCtgaaattcactgtccccgaagggCGTCTATTGCGGAGTTCGGTCGAAAAAATCGatcggtcgggtacttttccctccccgagttgAATATAGCTCGGGGAGaatttcagcggtgttcacctcTGCTGAAAATGGCGCGGTGAAGCCACTATAAacgaaggtttccagcggtgagctctgcagtgtgTAGGCTGCTGGAAAATGACTACCACagcaaaattcaccgaggaaaaggtaggacttttcctggcagtgcccccgcgaggttttcgatgcagtGCTCGAATGCGACACTGCTGGGGCCCTTCGGTAGGTAAAACATTTATTATTTTTATTTCATATTCCAGCATGCACAGTATTTAGCGGttgatatagttttattcattATTATTTTCAGCAACCATGATTCCTTCACTCtgtaccagaccagtgtgcctgcggTCTTCACCGGcacaaatcaggattgcggttggctgcttggggacaagggatgtcCACCTGTATACTTgactgctcactcctctgcagcaccccaggacagtgccagagcatgcatacaataacgttcattgtgccaccaggtgcatcatcgagcagtgcataggcatccttaagcagagattccagtgcctggaccgctctggtggcaccttgcagtactctcaacaggtctccataattgtcgtgatctgcatgctgcacaatctggccatcatgaggggacagctgctggagatcgagccagcagtaccacctgaggaggaagatCTCCGTTGCCCCAGAGCTAAGAGGTGTCGACCCACCGCcatcctggaagggccgggtgcagactgaccagcacccccatgcttttgtacgcctcggtgaagatgttgacaatggcttggagttcagcctctgaatgtgtgcagacgcaagcgtactgtagttcgacaataGAAGATGCagcgatcttggatctagcctggaggcaacgaaggttgaacaggttcccattggttctatagtttagttccactccagcgggtgcttgttgagcgtgagatggagtattgcagtgaggaagatcgagaagagggttggcacgatgactcagtcctgcttgatcccggtccggatgtggattgggtctgtggtggatccgttggtaag is a genomic window of Pristiophorus japonicus isolate sPriJap1 chromosome 4, sPriJap1.hap1, whole genome shotgun sequence containing:
- the LOC139262115 gene encoding uncharacterized protein C5orf47-like; this translates as MAQAEEARARPREKKGLSAVYVNRFGKHLSGTVIKFGGKGATEEEKTLPVLRQQTAVTSLGENKCRTAGGAKPGLDAGLKGRSDMKRAAFLPPIHLKSPELSPEQVDSGTLMQNNENADVFKFPLPANNDAAKGKKRRQLGKKREAFRVICKMLHENEILRTRLLTTSQKSTVVADEQTISEREKDSPKALDASPFGWV